Genomic window (Haloarchaeobius salinus):
CCCGAGACGCTTGCAGGGATACATCAGGTCCACGTGCGGTACGTCGACGTCCACGTCGAACGAGGTCTCGAGGAACGGCACGTCGAAGCGCGCCCCGTTGAACGTCGCGACGAGCGACGCGTCGTCGAACTGTTCGCGGAGCGCGCCCGCGGTCAGGTCGTCGCCCCTGACGAGCGTCGTCGTCTCGCCGGCCTGGTGGAACGAGACCGTCGTCACGTCGTCGCGCTCCTGCGAGAGCCCGGTCGTCTCTATGTCGAAGAAGCAGGTGTCCTCGCGGAAGTTCTCGTAGAACCGCCAGCGCTCGCTGCTCGGGAACTGCTCGTCGAAGAACCGCGTGTCGCCTGCCGCCAGCCGGTCGGTCGCCGTCTCGATGAACGACTCGATGCGGTCGGCGGTCGTCGACCCGACAACCGACCCGTCGAACTCGTCCCAGTGCGTGATGCCGGCGCGCCAGAGGTCGCGCTCGGTCTGCTCGCCGACGCCCCGGACCGGAATGAAGCTGTTCTCGATTCGCACGGTCGTACCTCGGTCAGCCGAGTAGAAAAGCTGTCGTTCCCCGTCGCCTCAGAGGTCCTCGAACGCCTCGATGCGCTCGCGCCACTCGTCGGGGACGGGTCTGGACTCCTTCGCCTCGGGGTCGTAGGCGACCTGTACGGTCTCGGCGGTCGCGGCGACCTCGCCGGCGGCCCGCACCTCGTAGGCGAAGGTGATGGTCGAGGTACCGATGTCGGTCACCCAGATGGCCACCTCCACGTCATCCTCGAGCGTGATGGGCCGGTGGAAGTCGATCTCGAGGTGCGCGAGGACGCTCTCCAGCGACTCCGGCGTCCCGAGCACCTCGGGCAGGTACTCGACGCGGGCGGCCTCCAGGTAGGAGGAGTAGATGGCGTTGTTCACGTGGCCCAGCAGGTCGACGTCGTTGTACCGGACGTCGATGCCGACGGTGAAGGGGTGTTCGCGCATACCCACCGTCACCGCTCGGGACACCTTCGTCTTGCGGTAGCGGCCAGCCTTCGTCGCTGTCGGGCCTGGCCGGCGGCGGCGACCCTCCGCTCACTCCTCGCCACGGGCGAGGTACAGCGTCCGGTCGGTGATCTGGATGAGTGCGTCGGCCCAGTCGTCGAGCGACCCGGCGGTCGCACCGGGGATCTCGAGCACCACGACGCCGTCGTCGGCGACGCGCAGCTCCGCGTGCCCGCTCCCGTCCCGGTCCAGGTAGTTCCGGAACTGGTACCGGAGCAGCTGCTCGCTCGGACCGGAGAGCTCGACGCCACCGTCGGGTACCAGTTCCAGCGTCGCGACCTCGCTCTCGGCGCTGGCGGTGAGACCGTACGACTCGCCCGACAGCGGGAACGTGTAGTCGGTGTCGTCGAGCTCCTCGGCACCCTGCTGGAGCGGCAGCGAGCTCACGTCCGCGGAGATGCTCGTCCCGCCGACCTCCTGCGTGAGCGTCGTCAGCTCCTGCTCGACGAGGTCGCCGACGTCCATCGGTTCGTCCACGGCGTCCGACGAGCCGTCCCCGGCGGCGGTCCCCTCGGGTGGCTCGCTCGGCACCTCCGGCTCCCGCAGGACCGCAGCCGCGGCCGCCTCCGCGTCGGCGTCCGGATCCAGTTGATCGAAGACCGAGGACGCACCGTCGTCCGAATCCGCCACCGACTCACCCGAATCGTCCGTCCCATCGGGGTCGGCGTTCTCGGCCTCGTTGTCCGGTCGCGCCGGCGTCTCCTCCGCCAATCTGTCGCCGGTCACCGGCTCGTCGGCCGCGTTCTCGAGGTCGTGCGTCCCGACCCACCCGTCGTCGTCGTCGAACTCGGAGAGCGGGGGCGCGGTCGCCGTGTCTGCCTCCCCGTCGATCACGCCCTCGTCAGCGCCGCCCTCCGTGGTCTCAGCGATAGCGCCGGTCGAGCGCGGGTGCGACTCGAACCGGGTCGCGTACCACGGCTCGTCGGCGGTCGTCGCGAAGCGGCCGTGCGCCCCGTCCCCGTCCGGTCCCGTGAACAGGTCGGGTGAGGGCCCCAGCCCGCGGTTCGTCCTGGCGTCGTGCCCGAAGGTACGGAGCGCCTCGGTCGCGGAATCGTCGGGCTCGATGGCTCCGTCGTCCGGTTGGTCGTCGTCGAGCAGCTGGGCGACCGAACCGTCCAGTTCGTCGTCGTCCGGTCCGTCGACGCCGGCTCCGTCGCCGTTGACGACCGCAGCGGTTGCCCCCTCCTCTGCCTCGGCCGGTGGGTTCTGGGGGCCGTCCGCCGGGGTCGGCGCGTCGGCTTCGGCGTCGTCCTCGGCGGCATCGGCGTCGTGGTCGACGTCCGCCTCGGTCACGCTGTCGTCCTCGTCCACGCCGTCTGCTTCGGCTTCCTCGTCCGGCTCGTCCGTTCCCACCTCGTCCTCGCCGAGAGCTGGCTCCTCCGGTAGCGTGTCGGCCTCCATTCCCGTCTCGTCCTCCGTATCCGTCTCGTCCTCCGAATCCGTCTCGTCCTCTGAATCCGTCTCCTCTTCGATGCCCGTCTCGACGGCCTCGTCACCCTCGTCGGCCGCCGGCTCGTCCTCGTCCGTGGTTGGATCCGCGTCCGTCTCGTCACCCGGCTGGTCCGCCGCACCGTCGGGACCGAACTCGTCGACCCCGACGCTACGTGCGTCGACGCCGTCGTCCGTTCTGGCCGCGCCACCGGTCGACACGCCGGTGGCGGCCGTCGACCCGTCGCCTGGTGTACCGGCGTCGGAACCCCGCCGGCCGCTGCGGCCGTTCGCCAGCTGCACCCGGCCCACGACGCCCTCCGGCGAGGGCTGTGCCGACTGCAGGCCACCGACGGTCGACTGGCCGCTCGACGCCGTCGGCGTGCCGACACCCGGTGCGGCGACGTTCGGGGTCGTCGCAGGTACCGTACCGGGCTGGGGCTGTGGCTCCGCCACGGTGCGTCCGTCGGCAGTGGCGGCGTTCCGGCCGCCGGTCCGACCCTGTCCCTCACCGCGCATACTGTCGTGTATCCGCGTCAGTGTCCCGTTTATCGTGTCCAGATCCGAATCCACGTCGTCCTCGAGCGAGTCGACCTTCTCCGCGACGTCACGCAGCGCCAGCGCGACGTCCCACATGACGACCACGCCGAGGAAGACGAGCATCAGGAGGACCGTCACTGCGACGCCGGCGAGCATCTCGATGCCTACTTCGACCATGGGTGACTCTCCTGTTCGCGTACGCACGGTCCGTGTATAGAGGCTCGTCCGATATCGAACGCTGAGTCGTGGCCCGATTCGTGCGACAGCGAGGACCCCCGGTCCGCGATGAACCCCGATGTGCGGTC
Coding sequences:
- a CDS encoding ribonuclease H-like domain-containing protein; translated protein: MRIENSFIPVRGVGEQTERDLWRAGITHWDEFDGSVVGSTTADRIESFIETATDRLAAGDTRFFDEQFPSSERWRFYENFREDTCFFDIETTGLSQERDDVTTVSFHQAGETTTLVRGDDLTAGALREQFDDASLVATFNGARFDVPFLETSFDVDVDVPHVDLMYPCKRLGLSGGLKRIEQEVGIARDEPDITGRDAVRLWHEYERGSDEALDTLVRYNRDDARNLQTLMDVVADGLHTRVFEE
- a CDS encoding acyl-CoA thioesterase; this translates as MREHPFTVGIDVRYNDVDLLGHVNNAIYSSYLEAARVEYLPEVLGTPESLESVLAHLEIDFHRPITLEDDVEVAIWVTDIGTSTITFAYEVRAAGEVAATAETVQVAYDPEAKESRPVPDEWRERIEAFEDL